From the genome of Anoxybacillus amylolyticus, one region includes:
- a CDS encoding helix-turn-helix domain-containing protein: protein MKRLKITNDHGWTPQKLRKQERKIKDASLRVRVTAVRLVMEGHLGKDVAKMINLCRQSVALYVARFNEGGLDHLLDRRLPPGRVPFLTEEQQQEIRQLVLTTTPVDVGWGISSSWNTRILQSYIQQTYGVSMSREGIRKLLHRLRLSWTRPTDKLVKGDPTLQAAFEKELEFIKK from the coding sequence ATGAAACGTCTTAAAATTACAAATGATCATGGCTGGACGCCTCAAAAACTTCGGAAACAAGAACGGAAAATCAAAGATGCTTCTCTTCGCGTTCGGGTTACTGCCGTTCGTCTCGTCATGGAAGGGCATCTCGGAAAAGATGTAGCGAAAATGATCAATTTATGCCGTCAATCGGTTGCCCTCTACGTTGCACGTTTTAATGAAGGAGGGCTCGATCATTTACTCGATCGTCGCTTGCCACCCGGTCGCGTGCCGTTTCTCACGGAAGAACAACAACAAGAAATCAGACAACTCGTCTTAACCACCACGCCCGTTGATGTCGGTTGGGGCATTTCTTCGTCATGGAACACACGCATTTTGCAATCTTACATCCAACAAACATATGGCGTTTCCATGTCACGCGAAGGGATTCGCAAATTGTTACATCGTCTTCGCTTGTCGTGGACCCGTCCGACTGATAAGCTCGTCAAAGGGGATCCAACGCTTCAAGCTGCCTTTGAAAAAGAACTCGAGTTTATAAAAAAATGA
- a CDS encoding SagB/ThcOx family dehydrogenase, whose protein sequence is MEKYYLNPVFIGDLDPNESSFIKITIPVPNREVKISHGEFISLIKAFKSKEYVEKNELTAIFTGTQIQYLLEQELIKKEPFDNTYAEGIQQWIDYGWHEALIFHLISNRVEYEDDDWDYNKTINMRNELINRYSNFLCTYLPLDNVYEVKLSNEVKKLSHVSFEKALLNRRSNQPWSKDKFTLDELSEILYISLYKFREKRKVNAKILEDKDIESYHKLYEMSYVDSFYLYVISYDIEGLENGIYFYDILNHKLLLIKKGLFRNEVTEICIGQKLAGSGKVSIALAIDWLPYMIRYQHERAYRNLFIAAGQIMQRLLITFSGMNKSMFITPAIREEKVDKLMGLNNFEQAIVYFTTAG, encoded by the coding sequence ATGGAAAAGTACTATTTAAACCCAGTTTTTATAGGGGATTTAGATCCAAACGAAAGTAGTTTTATTAAAATAACAATTCCTGTTCCGAATAGGGAGGTGAAGATTAGCCATGGTGAGTTTATTTCGTTAATTAAAGCTTTTAAAAGCAAAGAATATGTTGAAAAAAATGAACTCACTGCTATTTTCACTGGGACACAAATTCAGTATTTACTGGAACAGGAGCTAATCAAGAAAGAGCCATTTGATAATACTTATGCAGAGGGCATTCAGCAGTGGATAGATTATGGATGGCATGAGGCTTTAATATTCCATCTAATATCAAATAGAGTTGAATATGAAGACGATGATTGGGACTATAACAAAACTATAAATATGAGGAATGAGTTAATTAATAGATATTCCAATTTTTTATGTACCTATCTACCTCTTGATAATGTCTATGAGGTAAAATTATCTAATGAAGTAAAAAAGTTATCTCATGTCTCTTTTGAAAAGGCTCTACTGAATAGGAGATCTAATCAACCATGGAGTAAGGATAAATTTACACTAGATGAGCTTTCTGAAATACTTTATATATCTCTTTATAAGTTTAGAGAAAAAAGAAAAGTTAATGCAAAAATCTTAGAGGATAAAGATATAGAAAGTTACCATAAACTATATGAGATGTCTTATGTGGATTCTTTTTACTTATATGTTATTTCTTATGATATTGAAGGATTGGAAAATGGTATATATTTTTATGATATTTTAAACCACAAGTTGCTTTTAATAAAAAAAGGCTTATTTAGAAATGAAGTTACAGAAATTTGTATTGGTCAAAAGTTGGCTGGAAGCGGTAAAGTATCCATTGCATTAGCAATTGATTGGCTTCCTTATATGATAAGATATCAACATGAGAGAGCGTACAGAAATTTATTTATAGCTGCAGGTCAAATAATGCAAAGACTGTTAATAACCTTCTCCGGTATGAATAAATCTATGTTTATTACACCAGCTATACGTGAAGAAAAAGTAGATAAATTGATGGGACTTAATAACTTTGAGCAAGCAATAGTTTATTTTACTACGGCAGGTTGA
- a CDS encoding nitroreductase family protein — MNNWNMWWVKNEIFLSQLNLFGFLRLCDEESINFFLEQIETNKKYLSEYLNENYLDSKEINNWIKINRIPYADYTYAKDIHLYDEEKMLEYNMIKKHPDISFEFSGVCQCFPSQIINETVFDALTGYTEKRDKVHLFHILNKLLKSTKCIYMNFPSLKKTYPSNGARHTLDIFATHNNKILYLSPLLDDWEIVESFRYDDSLLIVTCTYERMQWKYRNHIFYRDILLELGHLKEILEFLNIRETKLNKKRNIVNEFNKCLKFRNFYTEVSCIYEIDR; from the coding sequence ATGAATAATTGGAATATGTGGTGGGTAAAAAATGAAATATTTTTATCGCAACTAAACCTTTTTGGCTTCTTGAGATTATGTGACGAAGAAAGCATCAATTTTTTTCTTGAACAGATAGAAACGAACAAAAAATATTTATCAGAATATTTAAACGAAAATTACCTTGATTCAAAGGAAATAAATAATTGGATTAAAATAAACAGAATACCATATGCTGATTATACATATGCAAAAGATATTCATTTATACGATGAAGAAAAAATGCTAGAGTATAATATGATCAAGAAACATCCAGATATTTCATTTGAATTCTCCGGAGTCTGTCAGTGTTTTCCCTCACAAATTATTAATGAGACAGTATTCGATGCTCTTACAGGATATACCGAGAAGAGGGATAAAGTTCATTTATTTCACATATTAAATAAACTTCTCAAATCAACAAAGTGTATTTATATGAATTTTCCATCCCTTAAAAAAACATACCCTTCCAATGGGGCTAGGCATACCTTAGACATATTTGCAACTCATAATAATAAAATATTATATTTGTCACCATTACTAGATGATTGGGAAATTGTAGAGAGTTTTCGATACGATGATTCTCTGTTGATAGTTACATGCACCTATGAAAGGATGCAGTGGAAATATAGAAACCATATATTTTATAGGGACATATTATTAGAGTTGGGTCACTTAAAGGAAATTCTTGAATTTTTGAACATCAGGGAGACAAAGCTAAATAAAAAGAGAAATATAGTAAATGAATTTAATAAATGCCTTAAGTTTAGGAATTTCTATACAGAGGTGAGTTGCATATATGAAATCGATAGATAG
- a CDS encoding MFS transporter gives MCLLLSMVLQGTHAAYYNYGVIYLKHIGINSVYIGGILVLAVLAEIGFFYISNRVFTKFDVATMFLLAGIASIIRWSSVYFFENPLVFVFSQPLHALTFGLTHFAFMTFVNQYISKDKIPSAHGLYASLAMSLTTGVLTLVSGYLYLYSPGFPFLGMALVVAPSLFLCPMLKKLTRQSSTFQQLGA, from the coding sequence ATATGTCTCCTCCTGAGTATGGTTTTACAAGGTACCCATGCTGCCTATTATAATTACGGAGTTATTTATCTTAAACACATAGGAATCAATAGTGTTTATATTGGTGGAATCCTTGTTTTGGCTGTGTTAGCTGAAATCGGGTTCTTTTACATTTCAAACCGAGTATTCACTAAGTTCGATGTAGCGACTATGTTTCTATTGGCCGGGATTGCATCAATTATCCGTTGGTCAAGTGTCTATTTTTTTGAGAATCCACTGGTTTTTGTGTTTTCTCAACCGTTGCACGCTTTAACATTTGGTCTCACGCACTTTGCATTCATGACTTTTGTTAATCAATATATTAGTAAGGACAAAATTCCTTCAGCTCATGGACTCTACGCATCACTTGCCATGAGTTTAACCACTGGGGTTTTAACACTTGTCAGTGGATACTTGTACTTGTATTCACCTGGATTCCCATTTCTCGGAATGGCATTGGTCGTGGCACCTAGTTTATTCCTATGCCCGATGCTTAAAAAGCTCACCCGTCAATCCAGCACATTTCAACAGTTAGGTGCTTAA
- a CDS encoding SMI1/KNR4 family protein, producing the protein MGYDFIKANKENSFYPVTKEEIEEVEKTLNLKFPNELVKFYLEVGYGFIKGSEFNINRIMDPYSVRDFRLRSNDFEFYPDIEIYDEFENNKLIFFEASESALMSIELSNKDENPIYYYDIQIATSLAEFLKKIEENDKYYLDLLAD; encoded by the coding sequence ATGGGCTATGATTTTATAAAAGCAAACAAAGAAAATAGCTTTTATCCAGTAACTAAAGAAGAGATAGAAGAAGTTGAAAAAACCTTGAATTTGAAATTCCCTAATGAATTAGTGAAGTTTTATTTAGAAGTTGGTTATGGATTTATTAAAGGGTCAGAATTCAATATAAATCGTATTATGGATCCGTATTCTGTAAGAGACTTCAGATTGAGAAGCAATGATTTTGAATTTTATCCAGACATAGAGATATATGATGAATTTGAGAATAACAAATTAATATTTTTTGAGGCTAGTGAATCAGCTTTAATGTCAATTGAATTAAGCAATAAAGATGAAAATCCAATTTACTATTATGATATTCAAATCGCCACTTCTCTTGCTGAATTTTTAAAAAAAATAGAAGAGAACGATAAATACTACCTTGATTTATTAGCTGACTAA
- a CDS encoding HNH/ENDO VII family nuclease, translated as MTVAGAMETAGFTALEAGGIVLSSTGVGAAVGAPATAIAAMGATHGATLAATEGSNFVQSAKELYQRMSRSEGVSGKVVKRADETEKFAKGTGNIISDNMKTRIPNNEIFAPNKRGNAPISKKDNRPIEIHHEGQNPNGSFHEMHASDHRFGENYKKNHPSYNEKSGIDRKQFIYMQLGSLTYFFDCRRQAKGLPASRVRVTENRTTSRLPDKFICLGAVLFDRPTVEKC; from the coding sequence ATGACTGTAGCCGGGGCAATGGAAACAGCCGGGTTCACCGCTTTAGAAGCAGGCGGCATCGTCCTTAGCAGCACGGGAGTGGGAGCGGCTGTCGGAGCTCCAGCCACTGCCATCGCTGCTATGGGAGCCACTCATGGAGCCACTTTAGCGGCAACGGAAGGTTCCAACTTTGTCCAAAGCGCTAAAGAATTGTACCAGCGAATGAGCCGGAGCGAAGGGGTTTCGGGGAAAGTAGTTAAGAGGGCGGACGAAACTGAGAAGTTTGCTAAGGGTACAGGTAATATTATTTCTGATAACATGAAAACCAGAATTCCTAACAATGAAATTTTTGCACCTAACAAACGTGGAAATGCACCTATTAGCAAAAAAGACAATCGACCAATAGAGATACACCACGAGGGGCAAAATCCTAACGGTTCTTTTCATGAAATGCACGCCTCAGATCACCGATTTGGCGAAAACTATAAAAAGAACCATCCAAGTTATAATGAGAAATCTGGCATTGACAGGAAGCAGTTTATATATATGCAACTGGGGAGTTTAACTTATTTTTTCGACTGTCGGAGGCAAGCCAAAGGCTTGCCTGCGTCACGCGTTCGCGTGACAGAGAACCGAACAACGAGCCGCCTCCCAGACAAATTCATTTGTCTGGGAGCGGTGTTGTTCGATCGCCCGACAGTGGAAAAATGTTAA
- a CDS encoding CbrC family protein: MNANKYKFKYFMDPEANAEFTEENCQFCGTEENCLEGEYFDRGDEITSVCLGCLVKGETTVQIPQYLKDRLYTHLKNTFTEKSSEELNELFESIISELEKNPPVRWIQYNDWPVCDGDFMRYVGEWKQEDFNNASQNGNGKDYILSILDDLTKSRIDDIDVFWNDIGNYTAVFVFKCIHCNKIIGVAQSY, translated from the coding sequence ATGAACGCTAACAAGTACAAATTCAAGTACTTTATGGATCCAGAAGCCAATGCAGAGTTTACAGAAGAGAACTGTCAATTTTGCGGAACAGAAGAGAATTGCTTAGAAGGGGAGTATTTTGATAGAGGAGATGAAATTACGTCTGTTTGTCTAGGTTGCTTAGTAAAGGGAGAAACCACGGTACAAATTCCCCAATATCTTAAAGATAGGTTGTATACACATTTGAAAAATACTTTTACGGAAAAAAGTAGCGAGGAACTAAACGAATTGTTCGAGTCTATTATTAGTGAGTTAGAAAAAAATCCACCAGTACGGTGGATTCAATATAATGATTGGCCTGTATGCGATGGGGATTTTATGCGGTATGTTGGTGAGTGGAAACAAGAGGATTTTAATAACGCCTCCCAAAATGGGAACGGAAAAGATTACATACTTTCTATATTAGATGATTTAACTAAAAGTAGGATTGATGATATCGATGTTTTTTGGAATGATATCGGTAATTACACCGCAGTTTTTGTGTTTAAGTGCATACATTGCAACAAAATTATTGGAGTTGCACAGAGTTATTAA
- a CDS encoding helix-turn-helix domain-containing protein, with protein sequence MKRLKMTNDHGWTPRTLRKQERKIKDALLRARVTAVRLVMEGYLGKDVAKMVHLCRQSVALYVARFNEGGLDHLLDRRLPPGRMPFLTEEQQQEIRQLVLTTTPVDVGWGISSSWNTRILQSYIQQTYGVSMSREGIRKWLHRLRLSWTRPTDKLVKGDPTLQAAFEKELEFIKKMNH encoded by the coding sequence ATGAAACGTCTTAAAATGACAAATGATCACGGCTGGACGCCTCGAACACTTCGGAAACAAGAACGGAAAATCAAAGATGCTTTGCTTCGTGCTCGGGTTACCGCCGTTCGTCTCGTCATGGAAGGGTATCTCGGAAAAGATGTCGCCAAAATGGTTCATCTATGCCGTCAATCGGTTGCCCTCTACGTCGCACGGTTTAATGAAGGGGGGCTCGATCATTTACTCGATCGCCGCTTGCCACCTGGTCGCATGCCGTTTCTTACGGAAGAACAACAACAAGAAATCAGACAACTTGTGTTAACCACCACGCCCGTTGATGTCGGTTGGGGCATTTCTTCGTCATGGAACACACGCATTTTGCAATCTTACATCCAACAAACATATGGCGTTTCCATGTCACGCGAAGGGATTCGCAAATGGTTACATCGTCTTCGCTTGTCGTGGACCCGTCCGACTGATAAGCTCGTCAAAGGGGATCCAACGCTTCAAGCTGCCTTTGAAAAAGAACTCGAGTTTATAAAAAAAATGAATCACTGA
- a CDS encoding IS630 family transposase, translated as MVLLHVDETHVRAYQALRTTWAEVGNQKQVPSYGHHAHVSIFGAVDVQQGDVVFHRASSANAETFLDFLRLLKEKYPDRFLVLVLDNARIHHANMVQAFLDCEEGGAFHFIFLPPYSPHLNPMERLWKWLKDEVIANVLHKDQNDIAQSITRFEQYVLQHPDEVLRRIGCAA; from the coding sequence ATGGTTCTGCTTCATGTCGATGAGACGCATGTTCGCGCCTATCAAGCGCTCCGTACGACATGGGCAGAAGTGGGCAATCAAAAACAAGTGCCAAGCTACGGTCACCACGCTCACGTTTCCATTTTTGGTGCGGTAGACGTTCAACAAGGCGATGTCGTGTTTCATCGCGCATCATCCGCCAACGCTGAGACATTCCTAGACTTTTTGCGCCTGTTGAAAGAGAAATATCCGGATCGATTCCTCGTGCTTGTGTTGGACAATGCACGGATTCATCATGCCAACATGGTGCAAGCATTCCTCGATTGTGAAGAAGGCGGTGCCTTTCACTTTATTTTTCTGCCACCGTATTCGCCTCATTTGAATCCGATGGAGCGGTTATGGAAGTGGCTGAAAGATGAAGTCATTGCCAACGTCTTGCATAAAGATCAAAACGACATTGCCCAGTCTATTACTCGTTTTGAACAATATGTGTTGCAGCACCCAGATGAAGTGTTGCGTCGCATCGGGTGTGCTGCGTGA
- a CDS encoding FtsX-like permease family protein yields MSIWMYIERTREIGILKALGAFRSDIRRIFVAKGMLIGIIGGLFGILGSIAVGKGANYIVTTVMKKSNLDIFQFSFIQVVLLVIFSGLLGILASFVPANKAAKQPAVEALRYE; encoded by the coding sequence ATGTCAATTTGGATGTATATAGAACGAACTAGAGAGATTGGGATTTTAAAGGCACTTGGTGCATTTCGTTCAGATATTCGCCGCATATTTGTCGCAAAAGGAATGTTGATAGGTATCATCGGGGGATTATTCGGGATTTTAGGCTCGATTGCCGTGGGAAAAGGAGCAAATTATATTGTAACGACGGTAATGAAAAAAAGCAACTTGGACATTTTTCAGTTTAGTTTTATCCAAGTTGTACTTCTTGTTATTTTTAGTGGACTGTTAGGTATTTTGGCTTCTTTTGTTCCTGCAAATAAAGCGGCAAAGCAACCTGCTGTGGAAGCGTTACGCTATGAGTGA